CTCTAGTATGAAGAGCTCCTTTTATTCCACCAAACATAGGGTGAAGAGTAGGAATAATATGAGATACATCACCGAAATCAAATGAACCAGTAAAATCACCACCATCTATAATATCTTCATCTTTAAGACCTATAAAGTGAAGATTTTCTCTTAAAACTTTTTCCATATCATTATGTTTTAAAATAGGAAGATATCCTGGAAGCTCAGTTATTTCTATTTCAGCTCCGACAGCCATAGCTCCAGCGATAAGAGCTCTATTTACTTTTTTGTTAGCATCAATCATACTATCAATAGTTCTAGCTCTTACATATGATTCCATTCTTACATCAGCAGGAACAACATTAACAATATCTCCCCCTTTTGTAATAATTGGATGGAATCTTACTCTATCAGCTTCTTTAAAAGTTTCTCTTTGAGCATTTACATTATTAATAGCAAGCATAGCTGCATTTAAAGCATTTATGCCTTCGTATGGAGCAGAACCTGCGTGAGCTTCCTTTCCAATAAACTTAACTTCTTTTCCGATAAATCCATTGCTTTCAGGACCTACAAGTACCTTTTTATCTCCAGTATCAAGTACATGGAACATTATACTCATATCTACATCGTCAAAGGCTCCTTTTCTGATAAGTTCTTGTTTTCCACCAAAATATTTGATATGTCCATCAGCTTTTAATTTACTTCTATAAGCAAGTTCGATGAATTCTTCAGCAGGAGTCGCAATAAAATCTACTTTACCATCAAGTTCTTTGAAAACACCTGACTTGATAAGTCCTACTGCAGCTCCAAGCATACCAGCAATTTGAACATTATGCCCACAAGTGTGAGAAGCTCCAATGCTATTGGCATCTGGGTGTTCAGAACAAGAAATTCCATCAAGTTCTCCAAGAATGGCAACTTTAGGTCCAGATTTGTCTTCATTTATTCTAGCTCTGCATCCTGTGTAAGCTATTTTTTCTTCAACTTCTAATCCAAGCTCATTTTTGAAAAAGTCACTTACAGTTTTTGTTGTTTCAAATTCTTTATATCCAAATTCAGGATTTGAATATATTTTTCTTCCAGCAGCTATTATTATATCCTTATTTTCTTCAATAGCAGCAACTACTCTTTCTTTTAATTCATTTTTATTCATAATGACTCTCTTCTCCTCTGAGGCTTTATTTTGTAATATATTTCAAAATAGCCTCTGTAGTTTTAAATAAATCATCAGTAACAAGATATTCATTAACTGTATGAACATTATACATTCCAACACCAATGATTATAGAATTGAAACCTTCTTTTGCTAGAATATTACTGTCAGATCCACCACCAATTATTTTTAATTCTGAATCAATACCAATCTCTTCATAAATTTTAGCAAATTCTTTAGCAAATTTCAAATCATCTTTTGGTTTAAGAGCTGGATAATCATGACTTTTTTCCATAGTATACTCTCCACCAAATAAGAGTGCAGCATTTTTACAAGCTTCTTCATAATTATTTAACATTTCAATAATTTTTTCTTCTGAATGACCTCTTAATTCAGCAGTAAATATACAACAATCAGAAACTACATTAGTTGGAAAATCAGAATTGATACTTCCTATATTAGAAGTAGTAAATTCATCAATACGTCCTATTTTCATATTAGATATAGCATGAGCAGCCATACATATAGCATTAATTCCTTTTTCAGGTTCAATTCCAGCATGAGCTTTTTTTCCAGTAAATGTAAAAGTAATTCCATATTTACTAGGAGCTGTATGAGCAATAAGTCCAGCTTTACCAGCATTATCAATAACAAGCATATTCATGGCTGGTTTCATAGTAGCAGGAACAGAAGACCAATCTATATTTTTAGCACCAAGCATACCAGCTTCTTCACAAGGTGTTAACAGTACAAAAATATCTCTATGCTCTAATTTATTTTCCTTAATAGTTCTTAGGACTTCAATGATACTAGCT
Above is a window of Fusobacterium varium DNA encoding:
- the amaA_1 gene encoding N-acyl-L-amino acid amidohydrolase — protein: MNKNELKERVVAAIEENKDIIIAAGRKIYSNPEFGYKEFETTKTVSDFFKNELGLEVEEKIAYTGCRARINEDKSGPKVAILGELDGISCSEHPDANSIGASHTCGHNVQIAGMLGAAVGLIKSGVFKELDGKVDFIATPAEEFIELAYRSKLKADGHIKYFGGKQELIRKGAFDDVDMSIMFHVLDTGDKKVLVGPESNGFIGKEVKFIGKEAHAGSAPYEGINALNAAMLAINNVNAQRETFKEADRVRFHPIITKGGDIVNVVPADVRMESYVRARTIDSMIDANKKVNRALIAGAMAVGAEIEITELPGYLPILKHNDMEKVLRENLHFIGLKDEDIIDGGDFTGSFDFGDVSHIIPTLHPMFGGIKGALHTRGYSIVDEEYAYLAPAKSMALTVVDLLFNNAETGKEILKNFKPVMTKDEYLAFMESNDKTIKA
- the pepT_1 gene encoding Peptidase T, with amino-acid sequence MNKERMIENFLEMVKIHSPSNNEGLYAEYLIKLLKELDGEIYLDNGYKNYGGNAPVIFAKFKGNLAGNGVTLAAHMDVIEPSLGVNPIIENNIIKTDGTTTLGGDDKAGIASIIEVLRTIKENKLEHRDIFVLLTPCEEAGMLGAKNIDWSSVPATMKPAMNMLVIDNAGKAGLIAHTAPSKYGITFTFTGKKAHAGIEPEKGINAICMAAHAISNMKIGRIDEFTTSNIGSINSDFPTNVVSDCCIFTAELRGHSEEKIIEMLNNYEEACKNAALLFGGEYTMEKSHDYPALKPKDDLKFAKEFAKIYEEIGIDSELKIIGGGSDSNILAKEGFNSIIIGVGMYNVHTVNEYLVTDDLFKTTEAILKYITK